The following are from one region of the Ruficoccus sp. ZRK36 genome:
- a CDS encoding heparinase II/III family protein, whose product MLTPISLKKPLLTTLPALSLAALSLFSTGCQEQAKTAPEAPTTPKASVAAPLAPTEATIATFDAPDPLPALGDEELNNIYAGREKLPPPPVPTAEQIDKIAATLTTEPVGVGAPASNREVWDALAAQPEADFLMKCAEKALNDPIVPITKELWQSYEKTGSRLPYQEAANSRYERLRDLALGEALEYKGRFLPALEATLTAILDQGAWSIPSHNKSLNVFEGKEITIDLPSSQLAWTLATIDYWLADVLDPALHARVKSEIEHRVLGPYLKAVRTGKPFWWMVSPNNWTAVCGGSITGAALTLETDPKLRAEFIAIAEVILGRYIDSFSTEGISEEGLGYWTYGYGHFLYASEEIRKSTQGAIDLLDNEQVFRISQSPVTLELSDGVYGAFGDQSATGSPDMRLVRFSAVRYGLPGADRSEFGVINRGARHSLGPHLYSLIIRSFGEDAPQVKNFNAADLSMDDPALRSWFPNSEQYICRPGPDADKGMSVAIRISNNGEHHNHNDIGSYVVEYEGEPVLLDPGMERYSAKSFSKHRYDVSLNNSFGHPVPLVAGRMQKLGKDSYGEVISATAGDQTDTITIDMTQGYRSPGLEQLVRTLRYERPGKNNPGSIVVTDCVLNSQPEAFSTALVSRGSFEVLDDSTVKVTHKGVSLYATIDTGGEPFAIAESPVLGFFKPEKPVAHRLGIYLTSPVKKACIAVTISPTPPAQK is encoded by the coding sequence ATGCTTACACCCATTTCCCTCAAAAAACCCCTCCTGACCACCCTTCCAGCCCTGTCACTGGCTGCGCTTAGCCTGTTTAGCACCGGGTGTCAGGAGCAGGCAAAAACAGCCCCTGAAGCACCGACCACCCCCAAGGCCTCTGTCGCCGCACCGCTCGCACCGACAGAGGCGACCATCGCGACCTTTGACGCGCCCGACCCGCTCCCCGCGCTGGGAGACGAAGAGCTAAACAATATCTATGCCGGGCGTGAAAAGCTCCCGCCGCCACCCGTACCCACTGCGGAGCAGATCGACAAGATCGCTGCCACCCTGACGACCGAGCCGGTAGGAGTCGGAGCCCCCGCCAGCAATCGTGAAGTCTGGGACGCCCTTGCTGCTCAGCCGGAGGCTGACTTTTTGATGAAGTGCGCCGAGAAGGCGCTTAACGATCCGATCGTCCCGATCACGAAAGAGCTTTGGCAATCCTATGAAAAGACCGGGAGCCGGCTCCCCTACCAGGAGGCGGCAAACTCCCGCTACGAGCGGCTGCGCGACCTGGCCCTGGGCGAAGCCCTGGAGTACAAGGGACGCTTTCTGCCCGCCTTGGAGGCGACACTGACCGCCATCCTCGATCAGGGGGCCTGGAGCATCCCCTCCCATAACAAAAGCCTGAACGTCTTCGAGGGGAAGGAAATCACCATCGACCTGCCCTCCTCGCAGCTCGCGTGGACACTGGCCACGATAGACTACTGGCTCGCCGATGTCCTGGACCCCGCTCTGCACGCCCGCGTGAAATCCGAGATCGAGCACCGTGTGCTCGGCCCCTACCTGAAGGCCGTCCGCACCGGTAAGCCGTTCTGGTGGATGGTCAGTCCGAACAACTGGACCGCCGTCTGCGGCGGCTCGATCACCGGGGCAGCGCTGACGCTGGAGACGGACCCCAAACTGCGGGCTGAGTTCATCGCCATCGCCGAGGTCATACTCGGGCGCTATATCGACAGTTTCAGCACGGAGGGCATCAGCGAGGAAGGTCTTGGCTACTGGACCTACGGCTACGGGCATTTCCTCTACGCCAGCGAGGAGATCCGCAAATCCACGCAGGGCGCGATCGACCTGCTGGATAACGAGCAGGTGTTTCGCATCAGCCAGTCACCCGTCACCCTCGAGCTCTCCGACGGCGTCTATGGGGCGTTCGGAGACCAGTCAGCGACCGGCTCACCGGACATGCGTCTGGTTCGGTTTTCGGCTGTCCGCTACGGGCTCCCCGGCGCCGACCGCAGCGAGTTTGGCGTGATCAACCGCGGAGCGCGCCACTCGCTCGGGCCGCATCTTTACTCGCTCATCATCCGGTCCTTTGGTGAGGACGCTCCGCAGGTTAAAAACTTCAACGCCGCAGACCTGAGCATGGACGATCCGGCGCTTCGGAGCTGGTTCCCCAACAGCGAGCAGTACATCTGCCGCCCCGGCCCCGATGCCGATAAAGGCATGAGCGTCGCCATCCGCATCAGCAATAACGGTGAGCACCACAACCACAATGATATCGGCAGCTATGTCGTCGAGTACGAGGGCGAGCCCGTCCTGCTCGACCCCGGCATGGAGCGCTACTCCGCCAAGTCCTTCAGCAAGCATCGCTATGACGTGAGCCTGAACAATTCATTCGGGCACCCGGTCCCGCTCGTCGCCGGGCGCATGCAGAAGCTCGGTAAAGACTCCTACGGTGAAGTCATCAGCGCGACCGCCGGTGATCAGACCGACACCATCACGATCGACATGACCCAGGGCTATCGTTCACCTGGCCTTGAGCAGCTGGTACGCACCCTTCGCTATGAGCGCCCCGGAAAAAACAACCCCGGCTCAATCGTCGTCACCGACTGTGTTCTCAACAGCCAGCCGGAAGCCTTTTCGACCGCTCTGGTCTCGCGTGGCAGCTTTGAAGTCCTCGACGATTCGACGGTCAAGGTCACGCACAAAGGCGTGTCCCTCTATGCGACCATCGACACCGGCGGCGAGCCCTTCGCTATCGCCGAGAGCCCGGTGCTGGGATTCTTCAAACCCGAGAAGCCCGTCGCCCACCGTCTGGGCATCTACCTGACATCACCGGTTAAAAAGGCCTGCATCGCAGTGACGATCAGCCCGACCCCTCCGGCCCAGAAGTAG
- a CDS encoding sulfatase, with product MKQILRTISMGFALAFTTQAASAKNVVFILADDLSTRLECYGGPVISPNLDQLADEGSLFEHAYVQATICTPSRASIMTGMRPDAVGTRDNNYRKSRFRNFLPDVQTLPQYLQKFGYTSIGLGKTYGPPDPASWSRRDLGEAGGADQYALPENQKIFQDNFDRNNGWKGGWIKMGPLTESADAPDSAYPDGRVTQKAIEIMRELKDEPFFLYVGYQRPHRPFAAPKKFFDLYADETLPFPEPGGIPEGAPSLAVRGSRKAALQPGDPRYDVEYEQMIGHYASASFVDDLVGQIMDAIKELDLQDETLVIFTADHGFHVGDNGRWDKSALFEATCGVPLIIHVPGNKAQPLRIDQAVELIDLYPTVLDFLELPHPPGLAGKSLMPQMLDPNAQGKDVAYTETLRGKGGKNAAMNWDGSIEGRSVRSGDYRLNRWWDAKTGKVLALELYDYSLPQPETKNLANDPAYADVQAKLLAQLNAEWPLPDSK from the coding sequence ATGAAGCAAATCCTGCGTACTATCTCTATGGGCTTTGCCCTTGCCTTCACCACCCAGGCAGCCAGCGCCAAGAACGTCGTCTTTATCCTCGCCGATGACTTGAGCACCCGCCTCGAGTGCTACGGCGGCCCGGTCATTTCCCCCAATCTGGATCAACTGGCCGACGAGGGCAGCCTCTTCGAGCATGCCTACGTCCAGGCCACAATCTGCACACCCTCACGGGCCAGCATCATGACCGGTATGCGCCCCGACGCTGTCGGCACCCGCGACAACAACTACCGCAAGTCGCGCTTCCGTAACTTCCTGCCCGATGTGCAGACGCTGCCCCAGTACCTGCAAAAGTTTGGCTACACCTCCATCGGACTGGGCAAGACCTACGGTCCGCCCGACCCGGCCTCGTGGTCACGCCGCGACTTGGGCGAAGCCGGCGGTGCGGATCAATACGCCCTGCCCGAAAACCAGAAGATTTTCCAGGACAACTTCGACCGCAACAACGGCTGGAAAGGTGGCTGGATCAAAATGGGGCCGCTCACTGAATCCGCGGACGCGCCGGACTCCGCCTATCCGGACGGCCGGGTGACGCAGAAGGCCATCGAGATCATGCGCGAGCTAAAGGACGAACCCTTTTTCCTCTATGTCGGCTACCAGCGCCCCCACCGGCCCTTTGCCGCGCCGAAGAAGTTCTTTGACCTGTACGCGGACGAGACACTTCCCTTCCCCGAGCCGGGCGGCATCCCCGAAGGGGCGCCTTCCCTCGCCGTGCGCGGGAGCCGTAAGGCCGCCCTCCAGCCCGGAGACCCGCGCTACGATGTCGAGTACGAGCAAATGATCGGCCACTACGCCTCGGCCAGCTTCGTTGACGACCTGGTCGGCCAGATCATGGACGCCATCAAGGAGCTCGACCTGCAGGACGAGACGCTCGTTATCTTCACCGCCGACCATGGATTCCATGTGGGCGACAATGGCCGCTGGGACAAATCCGCGCTCTTCGAGGCCACTTGCGGCGTGCCGCTGATCATCCACGTCCCCGGTAACAAGGCCCAGCCCCTGCGCATCGACCAGGCCGTTGAGCTCATCGACCTGTACCCGACGGTGCTCGACTTCCTGGAGCTTCCCCACCCGCCGGGATTGGCCGGTAAGAGCCTGATGCCGCAGATGCTCGACCCGAATGCCCAGGGCAAGGACGTCGCCTATACCGAGACGCTTCGCGGTAAGGGCGGCAAAAACGCCGCCATGAACTGGGATGGCAGTATCGAGGGGCGCAGCGTCCGCAGTGGAGACTACCGCCTCAACCGCTGGTGGGACGCCAAGACCGGCAAGGTCCTCGCCCTGGAACTCTACGACTACTCCCTGCCCCAACCGGAAACCAAGAACCTCGCCAACGACCCGGCCTACGCAGACGTTCAGGCCAAGCTGCTTGCCCAGCTCAACGCCGAATGGCCCCTCCCGGACAGCAAATAA
- a CDS encoding LacI family DNA-binding transcriptional regulator, protein MADLVTQKDLAEATGLSQPTVSLALRDDPRISEKTRQKVLRTARRLGYFKDPMLTALASYRENLQEKGYHGTLAWLNDPEVYKLKSYSDSAWLHYREGAQQQALKSGYRLENFEVDMQAPNQRRLSDILYNRGIEGVILPPLLHPGPALKLEWKHFAAVTFGWSVTEPRFHSVCPNHYYNASEIVRNLHALGYRRVAAIISLGPKEIGKFNHHLWPQGFEISVLGSGLQKLIPTLRLRSSYSREAELLQAWYLQYRPDAVAVLSDYTPFVENTLKEIGVHSPRDIGIAQFSCLEQERYYAGIHEHPQSVGAAAVDVLVGAIRRREFGVPEVRRMLQLESVWKDGQTVRKQTKRTGRA, encoded by the coding sequence ATGGCCGACCTTGTTACCCAGAAAGACCTTGCCGAGGCAACCGGACTGAGTCAGCCCACCGTCAGCCTGGCCCTGCGCGACGACCCCCGCATCAGTGAGAAAACCCGCCAGAAGGTCCTGCGGACGGCACGGCGTTTGGGTTACTTCAAAGACCCCATGCTGACCGCCCTGGCCTCCTACCGAGAAAACCTTCAGGAGAAAGGCTACCACGGCACACTGGCCTGGCTGAATGACCCTGAGGTCTACAAGCTGAAAAGCTATAGTGACTCTGCCTGGCTCCATTATCGGGAGGGGGCCCAGCAGCAGGCACTCAAAAGCGGTTACCGGCTGGAGAACTTCGAGGTGGATATGCAGGCCCCCAACCAGCGCCGCTTATCGGACATCCTTTACAACCGCGGGATCGAGGGCGTCATCCTGCCGCCCCTCCTGCATCCCGGCCCGGCACTCAAGCTCGAGTGGAAGCACTTCGCCGCCGTCACCTTTGGTTGGTCGGTCACGGAGCCGCGCTTCCACTCGGTCTGCCCGAACCACTACTACAACGCCTCGGAGATCGTCCGCAATCTCCACGCGCTGGGCTATCGCCGGGTCGCCGCTATCATATCGCTGGGCCCCAAGGAAATCGGCAAGTTTAACCACCATCTATGGCCACAGGGATTCGAAATCAGCGTGCTCGGCTCGGGGCTGCAAAAGCTGATCCCCACCCTGCGCCTACGCTCCTCATACAGCCGAGAGGCAGAACTGCTGCAAGCCTGGTACCTCCAATACCGCCCGGACGCGGTGGCCGTCCTCTCGGACTATACCCCCTTTGTCGAAAATACGCTGAAAGAGATCGGCGTCCACAGCCCTCGCGACATCGGTATTGCCCAGTTCTCCTGCCTGGAGCAGGAGCGTTATTATGCTGGCATCCATGAGCATCCCCAGTCGGTCGGAGCCGCCGCGGTGGATGTACTGGTCGGAGCGATTCGGCGCCGCGAGTTCGGGGTGCCGGAAGTCCGGCGCATGCTCCAGCTTGAGAGCGTCTGGAAAGACGGCCAAACGGTCAGAAAACAAACCAAACGCACAGGGCGCGCCTGA
- a CDS encoding PEP-CTERM sorting domain-containing protein (PEP-CTERM proteins occur, often in large numbers, in the proteomes of bacteria that also encode an exosortase, a predicted intramembrane cysteine proteinase. The presence of a PEP-CTERM domain at a protein's C-terminus predicts cleavage within the sorting domain, followed by covalent anchoring to some some component of the (usually Gram-negative) cell surface. Many PEP-CTERM proteins exhibit an unusual sequence composition that includes large numbers of potential glycosylation sites. Expression of one such protein has been shown restore the ability of a bacterium to form floc, a type of biofilm.): MDKKTLLLSLSTIALSALCQAQWTDLVSDDFNSYSFGDQPGGNWYNTNAPSNTGGNDNVTNEEGGTNPYGVTLPASVFGSGNALYFYDLSDSQIARAGINFGDNSQSYDIVRASFDFSFAQLTSGTSNFGTICFTSADTDAFSGGTTHSVHISLFNDGKLGWTGGNLSVSDPTGAHTMDIVANGTDSNFSYTSLAGSGSVTLSAYSFDLYVDGVLVAASVGFTTPSVELGRFGIVTFGGTEGEFMIDNLETYTTTVPEPAESAALLALVVGLSALVLRRRRKL, translated from the coding sequence ATGGACAAAAAAACACTTTTACTCAGCCTCTCAACAATCGCGCTATCGGCCCTGTGTCAGGCGCAGTGGACGGACCTCGTCTCCGATGACTTCAACAGCTACTCCTTTGGCGATCAGCCGGGTGGTAACTGGTACAACACGAATGCTCCTTCCAATACCGGGGGCAACGATAACGTGACCAACGAGGAGGGCGGCACCAACCCCTATGGCGTGACGCTTCCGGCCAGTGTCTTTGGCAGCGGAAACGCTCTGTACTTTTATGATCTTTCCGATAGCCAGATCGCGCGTGCGGGGATCAACTTTGGGGACAACAGCCAGAGCTACGACATCGTGCGGGCCAGCTTTGATTTCAGCTTTGCCCAGCTGACCAGCGGCACCTCTAACTTTGGCACGATCTGCTTCACCAGTGCGGATACGGATGCCTTCTCGGGGGGGACGACGCACAGTGTGCATATCAGCCTCTTCAACGACGGTAAACTCGGCTGGACCGGTGGAAACCTCTCGGTTTCAGATCCCACGGGTGCCCATACGATGGACATCGTCGCCAATGGGACGGACAGCAACTTCTCCTACACGTCGCTCGCCGGTAGCGGATCGGTGACCCTGTCGGCCTATTCCTTCGACCTGTATGTCGATGGCGTGCTGGTCGCCGCATCGGTAGGCTTTACCACGCCGAGTGTTGAGCTCGGGCGCTTTGGGATCGTGACCTTCGGGGGCACGGAGGGCGAGTTCATGATCGATAACTTGGAGACGTACACCACCACCGTTCCCGAGCCCGCAGAGTCGGCTGCGCTGTTGGCCCTCGTTGTCGGGCTGTCGGCTCTGGTGCTGCGTCGTCGCCGCAAGCTTTAA